The window CAACGTTAGAATGACAGTAGAAGTCGCTTATaatattgaagaagagaaagaaatggaATGAAATAAGTAGAATGTCGGCCAAGGTTGCTGAATTTATATTGATTTAAGATGCTACTTTAAACCGTAATTGGACCCACCAGTCGCGCCTGCTTCCATCCTTTTCAGTGTGGTGTGCGGAGTGCTGCATACATGTAAGTTCTGCATTAATGAAGTGCTATTCATACTGATCGACTGATGTAATAGATTAGGAGGTACTCTTGAACTGGCCATGGGTTAGGCAGCTCGGCTGGGCAAAGTTATAAAGCAAGGGGCGCTGAACACTTGGACATGAACTTTGTAATATCAAAATAATCTCCATTTGTATTTACCCTTGACAAAATAATGCGATACGATCAGCTCTCTGTAGTTAAATGTTTTCTATGACAAAGAAATGCGCGTAGGATTTGAGGCGGTTCGGCGTTGCTCGTATTTGTCTACAGATGTATATAGACATTGACATGTGAGCTAAATTGAAGATTTATTGGAACGATATTACGCTATCAAGGGACCAGGTCAATTGCTTCATCTGAAGGCTAAAAGAAAACCAAGCTCTATAGAGATTTGTAGTTCCAAGATCTATAAAACACCTGCGCCTATGCTATAAGAACAGCCGAATAACTCCACTAAGAAAAATCGGGTATATTAAATGCGACAAAGTTGAAATCTCTATGCTTAGATGCATAATGATCAATTCAGCATTCGAGAGCAACGTCTTTGACGGTAACGTCGAGCACAAGGCCGGTGTCGCCAGTAACCTGGATTTTGCCGCTATGAAAACAATGAATATTAGCACGACAATCAGAGACAACATTAATAATGGTGCAACTCACCCCTTGGAAGTGCCATCGTTTCGGTCGCACTCGTCTAGGATGCTCTGTACGGCAAAACGCAGGTCATTCTGGTCAATGTGTGTGTTTTGCCATGAGTACGTGTTCGCAAGACAAGCTCTGGCGCTACCCATGCTGAAGCTGGCGGTATGTGAAGCCTCGATGAGGAACGGAAACTCCAGCTGAGGGTCGAACTTGTTACCGGCAATCTCGTTCTGCAGTTTTCTCCCATCGGCGACAGAGAAGCTGGGAATGGAGGCGTCGTCGTGCGAGTAGCAGTCAGCGGCCGCAGAGCCCAGAgtgaagagggagaagaaagcaacaGCTCCCTGGGCATAGACTGAAGAGCGCATCTTGGCTTATGTAATTATCAAGTCGTTGAAATGATCAGAAATAGTCTTGATAGTTGTGTGTTGAGACTCAGTTTGCCAAGCTGCTGTGGTTGGTGGTCATTGGAAGGGATCTACATTGTGTTGGGCTCGAGTACCTTTATACTACTCGATGGCCATAGCCACTATTCACGCCTGTGAGATTATAGCGATAATCTAGTTCTACTACTATGCACCATCGCCTAGAGCACTTTGGTTCGTGCCCGGCTATTCTTGGACGAGCTTTATTAATTCTCAGTGGTCAAGAAAGCCTCGAGCTAGATCCGTCTGACTCCAAAAATAGCACGGAGGGCGAAGCTGCCGCATTATTTCGGGCCAGGCTAACCGGCAACGCTCTAGACTGCACTGCTGCCCAATTAGTAACGCAGGCTATTTCTAGTGACAGCATCTAGAACAGGGCCAGCGCAGAACAATCAATGTATAAGCCAAATAGCGTCTGTCTTGTTGAGTTGGACGGAGAGTCTGACGTAAGACCCCAAAACTTACGGCTAATGTTTCTGCTACGGCACTAAGGAGAGGTTCCTGGCTTGTTTACTTCAACTTAGTGCCCATACTGGCCTCTCTATATAAGTGTGTAAACGGACATTGGCGATTAATAATCTTTCCGCCTTGACGGGGTAATTGAGGAATGGGTAGCCTATTTGTTGTATAAGGTACGGGGTACAGCACACACTAGCTTATTGTCTCGGTGTAAGGGTTACGTTAATCACATGAATGGTAGAAGAGTTCGAAACAATCTTGTTTGAGAGTAGTTATAAGTCTTGCATCCCGCATCTAACGATGGATCTTTGTAGCCACAATCTAGATAACCGATGCTAGCGCTATCTTTAACAATTAAACTTCGATAAACACAAAGCTTTCAAAATACTCCTGGGTAAGTAAATGTCAAGTATTATGAAATGTGTTTTAGGCTCCCTGGGCCGAGAAAATACCACGTAACAGCAACAGAGCCGAGGATGTCGCCACACTACTACTCCAACTGCTACCCCAGCAACAAGGTGTTAGCATTATAAGTATGAAGTTAAAGGCAGTTTAAGATACTGCAGTCAAGCTTTTCAGACTTCTTCCTCTCAGAACATTCCAGACAAATTATCCGCATTAAACAACAGCCGCTTACTACGGATATTGTTGAAGCCATTTCAATAGCTCTTACTATGGTTCTTTGGACGCCATAACGCCCCGGAAAAATAATATACGCCCCAGAAGACTTAACCATCATGAAGGTCATCATTATTGGGGCTGGTCTTGGTGGCCTTACCGCCGCTTACGCTTTGGCTAGAAGCGGACACAACGTGGAAGTCGTTGAGCGTAGCTCCAAGCTAAACCCTACCGGAGgcggcatcagcatcagacCGAGCGCAAGCAAGGTCATTCAAAGCTGGGGTCTTCAGCAGACCTTGGAGCAAATCAGTGATAGATCGCCATATGTGAGCTATCGCGAACTCAATACAGGAGAGGTTCGAACCACCGTCGTCGACGCCCCTCAACATGCCGACTGGGGGACCACCAGACGGGCCATGGTCAAGCTGCTTTACAAGTATGCAACCGATGCTGGAGCGCGCGTTCGCTTCGGCGCGGCCGTGGCTCAAGTTTCTGACGATGCGACGCGTGCTTCTGTGACGCTGGAAGGCGGAGAGCAAATGTCAGCCGATCTCATCGTGGCAGCGGATGGCATCAAATCACACACTCGCCGAAGCGTGCTATCAGATCTTGGCCCCCACGAGCAATGGGAGCCCATCGTCGACCACACCACATTCTACGGCTTCAGCGTGGCGGCAACAGATTTGGCCAGCGACCCAAGCTCGACGAAGCTGACGGAAAACACAAATATCAACACGTGGAAGGGCGAGGGCGGCTTTGTGGTGACTCGATACAGCTCCAAGTTCAACCGCGTTGGGCTCCTGTTCGCCATCCAGGGAGAAACCGACCAGAAGGGCCTCTGGGACGAGAACGGCGATATCGAGCATGTGCGGCGATTCTTTGCCTCGTCATGCAGCGACATGATTAAGGCACTGAAACTCGCCGACGCCTGCGATCGCTGGAGAGTTGCTGAGGTGCCGAACCTCCCTCGATGGTCAAGCCAGGCTGGGCGAGTTGTGCTGTTGGGCGATGCCGCTCACGCAATGCATCCCAACGCCGCCCAGGGGTACTCAACCATCATCGAGGATATCGGAGTTTTGCAGCTCCTCTTGTCTGGATCTGCAGAAGCCACCGTGCCGGAGATTGTGAATGTCTGGCAGGCGATTTGCAAGCCCAGAGCAGAACGAGTCAAGGAGTTCTCGCGATGGAATACCAAGCATCTTTCTGGAAGAACTGCGAGTGCCATTGGTGTTTCTCACGCAGACAGCGTGCTTGATGGCATTGTGCCAGATGGAAATGCAGAGTTCAGCAGCTTGGAATTCTGGAAGTGGAATGTCGAGTATGATGCTATTGCTGAGGTATGTTTGTTCCATGCATTAATCTACCTATTTCTCCTCATTCAACTGAATACTACTAATACGAAACTCATGTTAGGCGAAGAAATATCTTGAAAAGAATAAGAGCCTCTcgaaattataaatatgaGATATGACGCATCAGTTCTTTTGGCTTATAAGAGGCACAttgagtacatgtacagttGAGATCATGTAGGTTAGCACCTTGTATGGCAaatgtgtatatatgtgtgtcTGATGTATCTGAGAACCAAAATGAGATAACGCCCAACACCAATTTATATACAAAAAAAGATGTAGAGAAAtttactttcttcttttaagaTAAAATTTTTACCTTGCCCAACTTTGAACATCAGATATAAAAACATCAACACTCCTTTACCTAAAGAATATAGTTTAGGTATTGGTGAGATTAAGACTGAATTAGATGTATATGCACTAGCGTACTCGGTAGAATGTCGGTGCAATTGGTAAACAGCTAGTGCCTGTGTGGCGCTGCAACTAGCGATTGTGTGGCGCACGGCTATAGCGCTTCTCTGCCCTGAATTTTGTCGAGCCCGCAACGTGATCCTTGTCAATGTAAGATATCGCGTGGACGACTGCTCTCGTACGCGGCTTACAATGTGCGGCATCCATGCTGCCATATCAGTAGATGCAAACTATCACAAACTATCCCCAGGACTCGAACAAAGGCTTCGGAACCGCGGCCCTGACCATCTTGGGGCTGTGAAGACGCAGCTCCGTCGAGATGATGCGAGCTCCCTCTACCTGACTCTGACCTCTACGGTTCTATCCCTGCGCGGAGACCACGTTGCGAGGCAGCCGCTGGTTGACGAGGAGTCCGGATCCGTCCTCTGCTGGAATGGCGAAGCCTGGAAGCTTGGTGGCAAACCCGTCGAGGGTAATGACGGCGAAGCCATCCTGTCCATGTTGATAGCTGCGAGCAGCAACAACTCAGGCGACAAGGACAGTATCCTTGACGCGCTGCGATCTATTGAGGGCCCATTTGCATTCATTTTCCTGGATAAGAAAGCGAAACGCCTGTACTATGGACGCGATCGCCTTGGGCGTCGATCCTTGCtgttgaagagagaagaagactttCTTCTCTCGAGCATAGCAGAAGCACCCGCTGTGGGATGGGCCGAAGTCGAAGCAGACGGCTGTTATGCCATTGAGCTTAGTGAAACTGGCTTACCGAAAGATATGATGCCTGTGAGACATGACTGGGATCAGACTGAAGCTTTAGTAAGTTCTTTAGAAGTGCTCTCGCAAGTTACTTGGGTACTGCAGAGTATAAGGTACCAACCGAAATTCGTGCTACTTACGTTTTTAGGTGTCAAGTATTGGCGTATTTAACGCTTCCATTCCTACGGCAGCGACTACTCCGTTAAGTGGCCAGTCTCTCTCTGTAGAGCAATTGCGAGACCATTTGGCGGAGTCGCTCCGACTAAGAGTTCTGAGTGTTCCATTACCCCCAATGGCGGGACCTTCGGACGCGCGAGTTGCCGTACTATTTTCAGGAGGCCTAGATTGCACAGTTCTTGCTCGAATTGCCAGCGATATAATCCCAACCGGGCAAGCTATTGACTTGATTAATGTTGCATTTGAGAACCCTAGAATCGCTTCGCAAAACAAAACTTTATCCGCTGCC is drawn from Trichoderma asperellum chromosome 4, complete sequence and contains these coding sequences:
- a CDS encoding uncharacterized protein (EggNog:ENOG41~SECRETED:SignalP(1-24)) produces the protein MRSSVYAQGAVAFFSLFTLGSAAADCYSHDDASIPSFSVADGRKLQNEIAGNKFDPQLEFPFLIEASHTASFSMGSARACLANTYSWQNTHIDQNDLRFAVQSILDECDRNDGTSKGGKIQVTGDTGLVLDVTVKDVALEC
- a CDS encoding uncharacterized protein (EggNog:ENOG41), translated to MKVIIIGAGLGGLTAAYALARSGHNVEVVERSSKLNPTGGGISIRPSASKVIQSWGLQQTLEQISDRSPYVSYRELNTGEVRTTVVDAPQHADWGTTRRAMVKLLYKYATDAGARVRFGAAVAQVSDDATRASVTLEGGEQMSADLIVAADGIKSHTRRSVLSDLGPHEQWEPIVDHTTFYGFSVAATDLASDPSSTKLTENTNINTWKGEGGFVVTRYSSKFNRVGLLFAIQGETDQKGLWDENGDIEHVRRFFASSCSDMIKALKLADACDRWRVAEVPNLPRWSSQAGRVVLLGDAAHAMHPNAAQGYSTIIEDIGVLQLLLSGSAEATVPEIVNVWQAICKPRAERVKEFSRWNTKHLSGRTASAIGVSHADSVLDGIVPDGNAEFSSLEFWKWNVEYDAIAEAKKYLEKNKSLSKL
- a CDS encoding uncharacterized protein (EggNog:ENOG41~BUSCO:EOG092D3G7O); translation: MCGIHAAISVDANYHKLSPGLEQRLRNRGPDHLGAVKTQLRRDDASSLYLTLTSTVLSLRGDHVARQPLVDEESGSVLCWNGEAWKLGGKPVEGNDGEAILSMLIAASSNNSGDKDSILDALRSIEGPFAFIFLDKKAKRLYYGRDRLGRRSLLLKREEDFLLSSIAEAPAVGWAEVEADGCYAIELSETGLPKDMMPVRHDWDQTEALVSSIGVFNASIPTAATTPLSGQSLSVEQLRDHLAESLRLRVLSVPLPPMAGPSDARVAVLFSGGLDCTVLARIASDIIPTGQAIDLINVAFENPRIASQNKTLSAAELYELCPDRMTGRKSFAELLAVCLDRPWRFVTVNVPYEETSAHRAELIDLIYPHNTEMDLSIACALYFAARGKGMGQLAAGSEAEPYSTTARVLLSGLGADELFGGYVRHATAFTRSGYTGLIDELKLDVSRLGKRNLGRDDRVMSHWSREVRFPYLDESLVKWAIELPAWEKCDFDHQSSSCDFDPEKRVLRLLADSLGMRSVAAEKKRAIQFGARTAKMESGKVKGTTLLLP